A stretch of the Chelonoidis abingdonii isolate Lonesome George chromosome 11, CheloAbing_2.0, whole genome shotgun sequence genome encodes the following:
- the TYROBP gene encoding TYRO protein tyrosine kinase-binding protein — translation MGPPGLPPLHALLGLAWALLGSVNAQRDCTGCPQLSGGLIAGLVVGDLLLTLLIAMAVYCLAGKIHRHRGSAQGEVKKPPAPETESPYQELQGQRLDIYSDLKKSGANY, via the exons ATGGGACCTCCGGGCCTTCCACCCCTCCATGCCCTACTGGGCTTGGCCTGGGCACTGTTGG GTTCTGTTAACGCACAGAGAG aTTGCACTGGCTGCCCCCAGCTGAGCGGGGGGCTGATCGCGGGGCTGGTCGTGGGGGACCTGCTGCTGACGCTGCTCATCGCTATGGCTGTCTACTGCCTGGCTGGCAAGATCCACCGCCATCGGGGGAGCGCACAGG GGGAGGTCAAGAAGCCCCCCGCCCCTGAGACGGAGTCGCCGTACCAG GAGCTCCAGGGTCAGAGATTGGATATTTACAGTGACCTGAAGAAGTCGGGAGCCAATTATTAA
- the LOC116833688 gene encoding B-cell receptor CD22-like isoform X2: MLLWVITGTNQPFVLSSAPWRRGCPEVTMRHFIWLLFLPGFLCQCDPPVEVPESLSAWTGACLSIWCRYKSCVVNPIKTNKLIISSLTWYLNPVYDFEKKHFSGTILYKHNVTISPALARRVRFLGDLEKDCSLQLSDLRASENGSYGLRLIALNPRNQKEEKKWMTKISVNVTDSPPAPQIKAPSELRESVPAQVVCSIAYYCPDYPITLTWVCLGHGTPESTTRMDIGRTENTLTFTPTWQDHGTNVTCRLSTPAGTPSSESSVVLDVKYAPKGVQVKATPGETIQEGDRFVLTCITKGSNPPVFTYNWYKDSQLLHQRQEQRLEFEAKGDEHSGSYVCEAVNEISSIRSPTLQIDVHYAPKDVRVELVTGSQIQEETTVVLSCSCRAHPPVSSYTWYRNGQHIPAQTQQELRFDKIHPNQSGSYHCEPQNRVGMSESPAITVDVQYPPKEVQITLQNPQHIWEGDAVTLNCSVGSSNPPVTKYTWYKDDSQYQETQESVLTFPATEERSGSYSCEAQNAIGYRQSLPVSVDVQ, from the exons ATGTTGCTCTGGGTCATCACAGGAACCAACCAGCCCTTCGTTCTTTCCTCTGCTCCCTGGCGCCGCGGCTGCCCTGAGGTCACCATGAGGCATTTCATCTGGCTGCTGTTCCTACCCG GCTTCCTGTGTCAATGTGACCCACCTGTCGAGGTCCCCGAGTCCCTGAGCGCTTGGACGGGGGCCTGTCTGTCCATCTGGTGCCGCTATAAATCCTGTGTCGTGAACCCCATAAAGACAAACAAATTGATCATCAGCTCCCTGACCTGGTACCTGAACCCTGTGTATGACTTTGAGAAGAAACATTTCAGTGGCACCATCCTGTATAAACACAACGTCACCATCAGCCCGGCCTTGGCAAGGCGTGTGAGGTTCCTGGGGGACCTGGAGAAAGATTGCAGCCTGCAGCTGTCTGACCTGCGGGCCAGCGAGAACGGCTCGTATGGGCTGAGACTGATCGCCTTGAACCCCAGGAATCAGAAGGAGGAGAAGAAGTGGATGACTAAGATCAGTGTGAATGTGACGG ATTCGCCTCCAGCTCCTCAAATCAAAGCACCCAGCGAGCTCAGGGAGTCAGTCCCGGCCCAGGTAGTTTGCTCCATAGCCTATTACTGCCCTGACTACCCCATAACTCTGACgtgggtctgtttggggcatgggacCCCTGAGTCCACCACAAGGATGGACATTGGAAGGACCGAGAACACACTGACTTTCACGCCCACCTGGCAGGACCATGGGACAAATGTAACCTGCCGGCTCAGCACCCCGGCTGGGACACCGAGCTCCGAGAGCAGCGTGGTGCTGGACGTGAAAT ATGCCCCTAAGGGAGTCCAGGTGAAAGCGACACCCGGAGAGACCATCCAAGAGGGGGACAGATTCGTGCTGACGTGCATAACCAAGGGCAGTAACCCCCCCGTCTTCACATACAACTGGTATAAGGACTCACAGTTGCTGcaccagaggcaggaacagaggcTGGAGTTTGAAGCCAAGGGGGACGAGCATTCTGGTTCCTATGTCTGTGAAGCCGTCAATGAAATAAGCTCAATCCGATCCCCAACGCTGCAGATAGACGTCCACT ATGCCCCAAAGGACGTGCGTGTGGAACTGGTGACAGGCTCTCAGATCCAGGAAGAGACCACGGTTGTGCTCAGCTGCTCTTGCAGGGCTCATCCGCCCGTCAGCAGCTACACATGGTACAGAAACGGGCAGCACATCCCTGCACAAACCCAGCAGGAGCTTCGCTTTGACAAGATCCATCCCAACCAGTCCGGTTCCTACCACTGTGAGCCTCAGAACAGAGTCGGGATGTCAGAGTCGCCAGCCATTACAGTCGACGTACAGT ATCCCCCCAAGGAGGTACAAATCACCCTCCAAAACCCCCAGCACATCTGGGAAGGCGATGCGGTGACACTGAACTGCTCCGTGGGCAGCAGTAACCCCCCGGTGACCAAGTACACGTGGTACAAGGATGACAGCCAGTATCAGGAGACCCAGGAGAGTGTCCTGACCTTCCCTGCCACAGAAGAGCGGTCCGGTAGCTACAGCTGTGAGGCCCAGAATGCGATCGGCTATAGACAGTCTCTGCCTGTCTCAGTGGATGTGCAGT AG
- the LOC116833688 gene encoding B-cell receptor CD22-like isoform X1: MLLWVITGTNQPFVLSSAPWRRGCPEVTMRHFIWLLFLPGFLCQCDPPVEVPESLSAWTGACLSIWCRYKSCVVNPIKTNKLIISSLTWYLNPVYDFEKKHFSGTILYKHNVTISPALARRVRFLGDLEKDCSLQLSDLRASENGSYGLRLIALNPRNQKEEKKWMTKISVNVTDSPPAPQIKAPSELRESVPAQVVCSIAYYCPDYPITLTWVCLGHGTPESTTRMDIGRTENTLTFTPTWQDHGTNVTCRLSTPAGTPSSESSVVLDVKYAPKGVQVKATPGETIQEGDRFVLTCITKGSNPPVFTYNWYKDSQLLHQRQEQRLEFEAKGDEHSGSYVCEAVNEISSIRSPTLQIDVHYAPKDVRVELVTGSQIQEETTVVLSCSCRAHPPVSSYTWYRNGQHIPAQTQQELRFDKIHPNQSGSYHCEPQNRVGMSESPAITVDVQYPPKEVQITLQNPQHIWEGDAVTLNCSVGSSNPPVTKYTWYKDDSQYQETQESVLTFPATEERSGSYSCEAQNAIGYRQSLPVSVDVQCK; encoded by the exons ATGTTGCTCTGGGTCATCACAGGAACCAACCAGCCCTTCGTTCTTTCCTCTGCTCCCTGGCGCCGCGGCTGCCCTGAGGTCACCATGAGGCATTTCATCTGGCTGCTGTTCCTACCCG GCTTCCTGTGTCAATGTGACCCACCTGTCGAGGTCCCCGAGTCCCTGAGCGCTTGGACGGGGGCCTGTCTGTCCATCTGGTGCCGCTATAAATCCTGTGTCGTGAACCCCATAAAGACAAACAAATTGATCATCAGCTCCCTGACCTGGTACCTGAACCCTGTGTATGACTTTGAGAAGAAACATTTCAGTGGCACCATCCTGTATAAACACAACGTCACCATCAGCCCGGCCTTGGCAAGGCGTGTGAGGTTCCTGGGGGACCTGGAGAAAGATTGCAGCCTGCAGCTGTCTGACCTGCGGGCCAGCGAGAACGGCTCGTATGGGCTGAGACTGATCGCCTTGAACCCCAGGAATCAGAAGGAGGAGAAGAAGTGGATGACTAAGATCAGTGTGAATGTGACGG ATTCGCCTCCAGCTCCTCAAATCAAAGCACCCAGCGAGCTCAGGGAGTCAGTCCCGGCCCAGGTAGTTTGCTCCATAGCCTATTACTGCCCTGACTACCCCATAACTCTGACgtgggtctgtttggggcatgggacCCCTGAGTCCACCACAAGGATGGACATTGGAAGGACCGAGAACACACTGACTTTCACGCCCACCTGGCAGGACCATGGGACAAATGTAACCTGCCGGCTCAGCACCCCGGCTGGGACACCGAGCTCCGAGAGCAGCGTGGTGCTGGACGTGAAAT ATGCCCCTAAGGGAGTCCAGGTGAAAGCGACACCCGGAGAGACCATCCAAGAGGGGGACAGATTCGTGCTGACGTGCATAACCAAGGGCAGTAACCCCCCCGTCTTCACATACAACTGGTATAAGGACTCACAGTTGCTGcaccagaggcaggaacagaggcTGGAGTTTGAAGCCAAGGGGGACGAGCATTCTGGTTCCTATGTCTGTGAAGCCGTCAATGAAATAAGCTCAATCCGATCCCCAACGCTGCAGATAGACGTCCACT ATGCCCCAAAGGACGTGCGTGTGGAACTGGTGACAGGCTCTCAGATCCAGGAAGAGACCACGGTTGTGCTCAGCTGCTCTTGCAGGGCTCATCCGCCCGTCAGCAGCTACACATGGTACAGAAACGGGCAGCACATCCCTGCACAAACCCAGCAGGAGCTTCGCTTTGACAAGATCCATCCCAACCAGTCCGGTTCCTACCACTGTGAGCCTCAGAACAGAGTCGGGATGTCAGAGTCGCCAGCCATTACAGTCGACGTACAGT ATCCCCCCAAGGAGGTACAAATCACCCTCCAAAACCCCCAGCACATCTGGGAAGGCGATGCGGTGACACTGAACTGCTCCGTGGGCAGCAGTAACCCCCCGGTGACCAAGTACACGTGGTACAAGGATGACAGCCAGTATCAGGAGACCCAGGAGAGTGTCCTGACCTTCCCTGCCACAGAAGAGCGGTCCGGTAGCTACAGCTGTGAGGCCCAGAATGCGATCGGCTATAGACAGTCTCTGCCTGTCTCAGTGGATGTGCAGTGTAAGTAA